A segment of the Nitrosopumilus sp. genome:
CTTTGTACTTCTCAGAATTCTCCCTAGAGATAATGCAATTTTTTTAATCTCTGTTAATTCCACCTCAAAAGGTTCCGTCGCAATTTCAACTAATGGAATTCCTAGGCGCTCTAAGCCAAATTTTCTTACTGAACCTTCTTCTCCTAATATTTTGGCTGCATCTTCCTCTAAACAGATTGATTGAATTCCGATCTTTGTTTCTCCTACGTTGTAATGGCCACCCTGTGAAATTAACATCGTCCGTTGGAATCCTGTGGTGTTTGAACCGTCGATTACTGTTTTCCTCATAGGATAGATTTCGCTGAAAATATTTGATTTTAAAGCAGATGAAATGATCAGTGCAATTCTTCTTGCATCCTCATCTAATTCATGTGGTGGCTCTTCATCTTGTTCTACTAAACAACTGCTTTGAGTATTTGCATAGTACATTATAGTTTTTGATTTTGTACTCTCAAACAATACGGCAGGGTCAAATTCTCCAAGTTCACTTTTAGACGCTCGTAATTTTCTTTGAAATTTGATCAAATAGTCATCCGACTCTATAGGGGAACAATTACAGAATAATTTTTTATTGGTTGCAAGTTGTTGATGAATTTCTAATCCTATTTTGACGCCTATATCTTTAATCGAAAATTTTTCCATGATGACACCTATTATGTCGAAAACTCTGATGCAATTTTGTTAAGCATAGTTTCTTTAGTTTCGTTGTAATTTTCAGTATTTCCTGTTACCCACATCAACTTTACCAATGCAACTTCTGGGATCATGTTTTCTAATGGAATTATTCCTAAATCCAGTAAATCTCTTCCGCTTTCATAAACTGTCATTCTTACTCTGCCATCTATGCATTGAGACGTCATTCCCATAAAGATACCTTTTTGGTGTGCCATCTTTACAGTTGAATACATGTTTTTTCCTATATGGCCTAGTCCTGTACCTTCAAAAATTATTCCTTTGTATCCAGAATCTATGATATTTTTTAACATGTTTGGATCATATCCTGGATGATATTTTACCAATGCAACTTTTTCATTTAATTTAATTTTAGGTTGAAATTTGTTTGTTGTAAAAAAACTTGCTTCTGAATTACTGTGAATTTTGTCATTAAAAATTAAAAATGCTGGATCATTTCCAACTGTCTGAAAAGCTCCTCTTTTACTTGTATGGTTTTTTCGTACTCTAGTGCCTAAATGACAAGCAATTGTTTCATCATTTTCATCTTGATGCATTACTATGTAGATTCCATTTGTTTTACATTCAGTTAGGAACTTTGCAGCTCCGATTAAATTTAGTGCTGCATCTGATGATGCGCGATCTGATGATCTTTGTGATCCTACTAATGCTATGGGTATTGGAAAACCTGCAAGTGCAAAGGAAAGATATGATGATGTATAATGCATTGTATCTGTACCGTGTGCAATTATTATTCCAGAATAGTTTGATTTGGAATATTCTTTTATGGTTTCGGCAATTTTTAACCAATGTTCTGGCATTATATTTTCTGAATAC
Coding sequences within it:
- the gatD gene encoding Glu-tRNA(Gln) amidotransferase subunit GatD, which gives rise to MPEYTGYHGNSLEFMKTHQISIGDSVEIMADVVYSGIIMPRYEHSDDKHVVLKLKSGYNIGLEIEKIENIEKNPFLEKVVNRNENIEKNEKIQNILLLSTGGTIASKIDYRTGAVTPVLTAEELNSSIPELAKIANIDAKVLFSEYSENIMPEHWLKIAETIKEYSKSNYSGIIIAHGTDTMHYTSSYLSFALAGFPIPIALVGSQRSSDRASSDAALNLIGAAKFLTECKTNGIYIVMHQDENDETIACHLGTRVRKNHTSKRGAFQTVGNDPAFLIFNDKIHSNSEASFFTTNKFQPKIKLNEKVALVKYHPGYDPNMLKNIIDSGYKGIIFEGTGLGHIGKNMYSTVKMAHQKGIFMGMTSQCIDGRVRMTVYESGRDLLDLGIIPLENMIPEVALVKLMWVTGNTENYNETKETMLNKIASEFST